One segment of Acidianus sp. HS-5 DNA contains the following:
- a CDS encoding sugar ABC transporter permease produces MKILKYIRLIISYAILIFMALFSVFPLYYIIMTSLSNAPNLISLDVSDLIPKHIYFAAYKDLLTANYYGGSFPIWIRNSLILASSTAVISILLAMITGYALSRLNIPAKKTLAAFIYIVTFFPYTATAVPLYLMFAKFHMLNYIGLIIAYTPGTSIFAAFLAKLAIDSIPPSYEEIAMVDGLSRFQVFLRIVMRLALPIVALTAILSFSGAYLDFALAYAFLLPHVTNWTATIGLYYAAGLLNPASAPNYNLFAAGSVIMGIPLTALFIVSQRMMTRAYSTLAGVK; encoded by the coding sequence ATGAAAATTCTAAAATATATTAGACTAATAATTTCCTACGCGATTTTAATATTCATGGCTCTTTTTTCTGTATTTCCATTATATTATATAATAATGACTTCGCTAAGCAATGCTCCTAATCTGATCTCTTTAGATGTTTCAGATTTGATTCCTAAACATATCTATTTTGCAGCGTACAAAGATTTGCTAACCGCTAATTATTATGGTGGGAGCTTTCCTATATGGATCAGAAATAGTTTGATCTTAGCCTCCTCTACTGCAGTAATTTCAATTTTGCTCGCAATGATAACTGGTTACGCATTATCTAGACTAAATATACCTGCAAAGAAAACTTTAGCTGCATTTATTTATATAGTAACCTTCTTTCCATATACTGCCACAGCAGTTCCTCTCTACTTAATGTTCGCTAAATTCCATATGCTGAATTACATAGGTTTAATTATAGCCTATACTCCTGGGACTTCAATATTTGCGGCTTTCTTGGCAAAACTTGCAATAGATTCTATTCCTCCTTCATATGAGGAAATAGCAATGGTCGATGGTTTATCTAGATTTCAAGTATTTTTAAGAATAGTTATGAGGTTAGCTTTGCCTATAGTAGCTTTAACTGCAATACTTAGTTTCTCAGGAGCTTACCTAGATTTTGCTTTAGCTTATGCCTTCCTATTACCTCATGTAACTAACTGGACTGCTACTATCGGCCTTTATTATGCTGCAGGGCTATTAAATCCTGCAAGTGCTCCCAACTATAATTTATTTGCTGCAGGTTCGGTTATAATGGGAATTCCGTTGACCGCACTTTTCATAGTATCTCAGAGGATGATGACTAGAGCTTATAGTACATTAGCAGGGGTGAAGTGA
- a CDS encoding ABC transporter ATP-binding protein has protein sequence MPHVKLEDVWKIYKEKKKTVEVLRGINLEIDKGDFVVVLGPSGEGKTTILRIISGLLRQDKGHVYLRGKLVDDMSPKDRNVAMVPQNYAVYPFMTVFDNIAFPLKIEHVPKDEIKKKVVEVSEMLKIDNLLDRKPSQLSGGQLQRVAIARALVKNADIILMDEPLSNLDAQVRVIAREELKELQQKLGPTIIYVTHDQAEALSLATKLALLHEGKIQAYGDPLELYRQPNNAWVGSFLGNPAMNLIRAEVSGEKIEFDGQTIPLPERFKGVLNTNKVILGIRPENIEISQDGDVEGVVELLEELGSFTIIHVKVGNDIIKVIDKAFIKREKGEKLKLKLDYTKIELFDADSGVNLMVKND, from the coding sequence ATGCCTCACGTAAAATTAGAAGATGTGTGGAAAATATATAAGGAAAAGAAGAAGACTGTAGAAGTACTTAGGGGTATAAACCTAGAAATAGATAAGGGAGATTTTGTAGTCGTACTGGGTCCGTCAGGAGAAGGCAAGACTACTATATTAAGGATAATCTCTGGTTTACTTAGACAGGATAAAGGACATGTGTATTTAAGAGGTAAGTTAGTTGACGACATGTCTCCTAAGGATAGAAATGTTGCAATGGTGCCTCAGAATTATGCCGTATATCCCTTTATGACAGTATTTGATAATATAGCTTTTCCGCTAAAGATAGAGCATGTTCCTAAAGATGAGATAAAGAAGAAAGTTGTAGAAGTATCTGAAATGCTAAAGATAGATAATTTACTTGATAGAAAGCCCTCACAGCTGAGCGGAGGCCAGTTACAGAGGGTAGCAATTGCTAGAGCATTAGTTAAGAATGCAGATATAATATTAATGGATGAACCTCTCTCCAACCTTGATGCACAAGTTAGGGTAATAGCTAGAGAAGAATTGAAAGAGCTTCAACAAAAGCTAGGGCCTACTATCATTTACGTGACTCACGATCAAGCTGAGGCTTTAAGTTTGGCTACAAAATTAGCTCTATTGCATGAGGGAAAGATACAGGCTTATGGAGATCCTCTGGAGCTATATAGACAGCCTAATAATGCATGGGTAGGAAGCTTTCTAGGAAATCCTGCAATGAATCTAATTAGGGCTGAAGTATCTGGAGAGAAGATAGAATTTGATGGTCAAACAATTCCTTTACCAGAGAGATTTAAAGGAGTCTTGAACACTAATAAGGTAATCCTGGGCATAAGACCAGAAAACATAGAAATTTCACAAGATGGTGACGTAGAAGGTGTTGTGGAATTATTAGAAGAGCTAGGTAGCTTTACAATCATACATGTGAAAGTAGGTAATGATATAATAAAAGTGATAGATAAGGCTTTTATAAAAAGGGAAAAAGGAGAGAAGCTTAAGCTAAAACTTGATTATACAAAGATTGAATTGTTCGATGCAGACTCTGGAGTCAATTTGATGGTGAAAAATGACTAA
- a CDS encoding glycoside hydrolase has translation MTKKIKTRAMIFFIVLLFLIPHYYYYFSYASSKNCYINPYYPSYLLLNNWRNLTVWIPTGIQVINRELDGFPLYNASIRNIALEDKGILNLIVCLGVKTKEAYLQLNNTVLIKCNNTVCIVLPPYTWYLLLLVNVKTPFNVTIESNSNWTSQANYYRNNITWLATNSTVITMKTTAIISFQERGMYYVELSLFTAPCNNISHLTTLNNNEVKSWLSKSEIPKYLPKSLLSEYYLSLLVIKDDQNPYLGNFAASPSPVYLYSWVRDSSFAAIALQESGHYSSALKYWLWMANATCMYNGTWYTRYNFYDGKPCIGFGIPELDSLGIFEMGIYNFYNLTHNTSFINEIKPRLCKIIRFQTYEVLKNKFHLIPEDLSVWEDRLAYHFWTEAFNDLGLYYMEKLGFNVSYEEKLLNMNIIQHFWRNGYFVSALGQSVLYEESGAVIVLCPMPPDIDSSTLLPLDMGYLPLNSNYSEQDLKAVVSNLTVNGGLSRFSDDLYHYSQDLYDSCEQSPPWVITTMFEALYYARIGELNSSIKLLCWAYNHSQQGLLPEAIAPVKGYPLPTTSPLTWSSAMFVIVSLNLHEQKEQIEKTTTTINNANEYIIPSIITLVILLAIVIIYRKIILHSRHS, from the coding sequence ATGACTAAGAAAATAAAAACTAGAGCTATGATCTTTTTTATAGTCTTATTATTTCTTATTCCTCATTATTATTATTATTTTTCTTATGCATCCTCTAAAAATTGTTATATTAACCCTTATTATCCATCTTACTTACTTCTAAATAATTGGAGGAATCTTACGGTTTGGATTCCTACGGGAATACAAGTGATAAACAGAGAACTAGACGGATTTCCATTATATAACGCTTCAATAAGGAACATAGCTTTAGAAGATAAAGGAATACTTAATCTCATCGTTTGTCTCGGAGTTAAGACAAAGGAGGCTTACTTACAGCTTAACAATACAGTGCTCATAAAATGCAATAATACAGTGTGTATAGTACTTCCTCCTTATACTTGGTATCTATTACTTCTTGTAAATGTTAAAACACCTTTTAATGTTACTATAGAGTCTAACTCAAACTGGACTTCCCAAGCAAATTATTATAGAAATAATATAACTTGGCTAGCAACTAACAGTACCGTAATAACAATGAAAACTACTGCAATTATCAGTTTCCAAGAACGTGGAATGTATTACGTTGAACTATCACTATTTACAGCTCCATGCAATAATATCTCCCATTTGACTACACTAAATAATAATGAAGTTAAATCATGGCTAAGTAAAAGTGAAATTCCAAAATATTTACCTAAAAGTCTATTAAGTGAATACTACTTGTCTTTACTCGTAATAAAGGATGATCAAAACCCTTACCTAGGTAATTTTGCCGCTTCTCCTTCTCCCGTATATCTTTATTCTTGGGTTAGGGATTCATCGTTTGCAGCAATTGCATTACAAGAATCCGGCCATTACTCGTCGGCATTAAAATACTGGTTATGGATGGCTAACGCTACTTGTATGTATAACGGTACGTGGTATACTAGGTATAACTTCTATGACGGAAAACCTTGTATAGGATTCGGAATACCCGAACTCGATAGTCTAGGAATATTCGAAATGGGAATATATAATTTCTATAATCTTACACACAATACTTCATTTATTAACGAGATTAAACCAAGGCTATGCAAGATAATTAGATTCCAAACTTACGAGGTACTTAAAAATAAATTTCATCTAATTCCAGAGGATTTAAGTGTGTGGGAAGATAGGTTAGCTTACCACTTCTGGACTGAGGCATTTAACGATCTTGGGCTGTACTATATGGAAAAACTAGGGTTCAATGTAAGTTATGAAGAGAAACTGCTGAACATGAACATAATACAACACTTCTGGAGGAACGGATATTTTGTCTCCGCATTGGGGCAATCTGTGTTGTACGAAGAGAGCGGGGCAGTAATAGTATTATGTCCAATGCCTCCAGATATAGATTCCTCGACTTTACTACCTTTAGACATGGGTTATTTACCTTTAAATTCTAACTATAGTGAGCAGGATCTTAAGGCTGTAGTATCTAACTTAACTGTTAATGGTGGTCTTTCAAGGTTTTCTGACGATCTTTATCACTATTCTCAAGATTTATACGATAGCTGTGAACAAAGTCCACCGTGGGTTATTACTACCATGTTTGAGGCTTTATATTACGCAAGAATAGGAGAGTTAAACTCTTCAATAAAATTGTTATGCTGGGCATACAATCATTCGCAACAAGGATTACTGCCCGAAGCTATAGCCCCAGTAAAAGGATATCCTTTACCTACAACTTCTCCATTAACCTGGTCTTCGGCAATGTTTGTTATAGTTTCACTTAATTTACACGAACAAAAAGAACAGATAGAAAAAACTACTACCACTATTAATAATGCGAACGAATATATAATTCCATCCATAATTACTCTAGTAATTTTACTTGCAATAGTAATAATATATAGAAAAATAATTTTACATTCCAGGCATTCCTGA
- the thsA gene encoding thermosome subunit alpha codes for MASIFKENTSRESGKDVILSNITAVRTLAEMLKTSLGPRGLDKMMVSSTSDITITNDGATIVKDLEVQHPAARIVVETAKVQDSEVGDGTTTAVVLSGFLLDEAGKLLDQNIHPTTVIEGFKKALDKALEISKEIAIQINPEDRNSLKEIAYTTLSSKFFSEGDEINKIIDLSIDAVLSIMDKVGNEYIIDLSNIKMVKKRGESVEDTELVKGFVLDKEVAHEGMPRRVDEAKIAVIDFPLEVQKTEITSKLSLTSPDQIKSALDEQAKYLRSIVDKIASTGATVVVCQKGMDDIAQYFLSKRKIMGIKNVSRGDLEKIAKTTGATIISSVEDLDSSALGYAKVVEERNVGKDKAIFIEGVKNAKVVTILIRGATDIAMDEVERSLNDVLNSIRNVIIYPYVVAGGGAFEEELAMRLRKESLPGKEQLALEAYANALEEIAVTLAETAGLDPTEALVNLRTMHAKGLDKSGVDVMHGKLVEDMTKINVVDSLKVKEQVLKGATEAATAILKIDDLIAAAPAKQPPQQEGGGYPGGYPGMSGMPGM; via the coding sequence TTGGCTTCAATATTCAAGGAAAACACTAGCAGAGAATCAGGAAAGGACGTAATTCTTTCTAACATAACTGCAGTAAGGACTTTGGCTGAAATGCTAAAGACATCCTTAGGACCTAGAGGATTAGATAAAATGATGGTATCATCAACAAGCGATATAACAATAACAAACGACGGAGCTACGATTGTTAAGGATTTAGAAGTTCAACACCCTGCAGCAAGAATAGTTGTCGAGACCGCAAAAGTTCAGGATTCTGAAGTAGGAGACGGAACAACTACAGCAGTAGTACTTTCAGGCTTCCTCCTTGATGAGGCAGGAAAGCTTCTGGATCAGAATATTCATCCCACTACCGTTATTGAGGGATTTAAAAAGGCATTAGACAAGGCTCTTGAAATATCAAAAGAAATAGCTATTCAAATAAATCCTGAAGATAGAAACTCCTTAAAGGAAATAGCTTACACTACATTATCAAGCAAATTCTTCTCTGAAGGTGACGAAATAAATAAGATAATAGACCTTTCAATTGATGCTGTTTTATCAATAATGGATAAAGTAGGAAATGAGTACATTATTGACCTTAGTAATATAAAAATGGTAAAGAAGAGAGGAGAATCTGTGGAAGATACTGAATTAGTGAAGGGTTTCGTTCTAGATAAGGAAGTAGCTCACGAAGGAATGCCGAGGAGAGTTGATGAAGCGAAAATTGCCGTAATAGATTTTCCTTTAGAGGTACAAAAGACGGAGATCACATCAAAGTTAAGCTTAACATCTCCAGATCAAATAAAGTCAGCCCTTGATGAGCAAGCAAAGTACTTAAGGAGCATTGTAGATAAGATTGCCTCAACTGGAGCCACCGTCGTTGTCTGCCAGAAAGGGATGGACGATATTGCACAGTACTTCTTATCAAAGAGAAAAATAATGGGAATAAAGAACGTAAGCAGGGGAGACCTAGAAAAGATAGCAAAGACGACCGGAGCTACAATAATAAGCTCTGTAGAGGATTTAGATTCCTCAGCATTAGGTTATGCGAAAGTAGTTGAAGAGAGGAACGTAGGAAAAGACAAAGCAATATTCATTGAAGGAGTAAAGAACGCAAAAGTAGTCACTATATTAATAAGAGGAGCAACAGACATTGCAATGGATGAAGTAGAGAGAAGCTTAAATGATGTGCTAAATTCCATTAGGAACGTAATAATATACCCGTACGTAGTCGCAGGAGGAGGAGCTTTTGAGGAAGAATTAGCAATGAGGCTTAGAAAAGAATCTCTCCCAGGAAAAGAGCAGTTAGCTCTAGAGGCTTATGCCAACGCTTTAGAGGAGATTGCAGTAACTTTAGCAGAGACTGCCGGACTTGATCCTACAGAGGCTTTAGTTAATTTAAGGACTATGCATGCAAAAGGTTTAGATAAAAGCGGAGTTGACGTAATGCATGGTAAATTAGTAGAAGACATGACAAAGATTAATGTTGTGGATTCATTAAAGGTCAAAGAACAAGTATTGAAAGGAGCTACAGAAGCTGCAACTGCAATATTAAAGATCGACGACCTAATTGCTGCAGCACCTGCAAAACAGCCACCGCAACAAGAAGGCGGCGGATATCCCGGCGGATATCCAGGAATGTCAGGAATGCCTGGAATGTAA
- a CDS encoding PIN domain-containing protein, whose product MITNLTITELSYVICRKYGINKARELVEELLDSGYFTVIDALKFADSIAEIKCKYALSFVDASVIATAEGLGIKALFKMEKELKNKDLKDVIFIENIN is encoded by the coding sequence ATTATAACTAACCTAACTATAACAGAGCTATCTTATGTAATATGCAGGAAATACGGTATTAATAAAGCCAGAGAATTGGTAGAAGAACTGCTAGACTCAGGATATTTCACCGTAATCGATGCGTTGAAATTTGCAGATTCCATAGCAGAAATTAAATGTAAATACGCATTATCATTCGTTGACGCGTCAGTTATTGCTACAGCCGAAGGATTAGGTATTAAAGCCTTATTTAAAATGGAAAAAGAGTTAAAAAATAAAGATTTAAAAGACGTAATTTTTATAGAAAATATAAATTAA
- a CDS encoding VapB-type antitoxin: MSTIRVSKDVKERLFEISAELQLNEGKRVSLNDTIRYLIEFYENNKKKEKDPQLLLSLLGSAKGVKEELERSRKEDEGGS; encoded by the coding sequence ATGAGCACAATAAGAGTTAGTAAAGACGTTAAGGAGAGGTTATTTGAAATTTCTGCTGAACTTCAACTAAATGAAGGTAAAAGGGTCAGTTTAAACGATACTATAAGATATTTGATAGAATTTTACGAGAATAATAAGAAAAAGGAAAAAGACCCTCAGCTATTACTTTCACTTTTAGGTTCCGCAAAAGGAGTTAAAGAAGAATTAGAGAGGTCTAGAAAAGAGGATGAAGGTGGTAGTTGA
- a CDS encoding cbb3-type cytochrome c oxidase subunit I, with the protein MYYFMLTLHGDSGMIAFIAFSSLAISIFLIEKKYKLNYKILNILFIIANLGMIIYFLGGPIIGWYMLYPLSTQCSNFIGIYGRHFWISYVGILLFSISVEIASIYLWRKSSSLVFISLTLMVFSMPFLGVTMILYIISAIKRIFISPIILAILFWEYGSPDTYFLTFVVFELLYTIFKPYSMKWITWSKYPLIILPFLIFANHLQTWPIPSAIRELSDFSTIFLTGFIAILFLNLVIPLLKNSISSTIEFLGAVTLSGFSISTIFSVVLPFNFIDPILHNTYYVAGSFHSIIWDFLITGFFLGFYMFVSTFEVKKIVKEHLLKASILTWLISSTILSYIMMVAGYEGLIRREVVFSQKFLVLMDLMSTFAFIAVFGIGLAFSIEISKLIMSIKIKKVKGKKIMKVVEKLRRNF; encoded by the coding sequence ATATATTACTTTATGTTGACACTGCACGGGGATTCTGGAATGATAGCTTTTATTGCGTTCTCTAGCTTAGCAATATCTATTTTTCTAATCGAGAAGAAATACAAATTAAATTATAAGATACTTAATATTTTATTCATAATAGCAAATTTAGGAATGATAATCTATTTTCTGGGAGGTCCAATAATAGGTTGGTATATGCTTTATCCCCTTTCAACACAGTGTAGCAATTTTATAGGCATATATGGTAGGCACTTTTGGATAAGCTACGTTGGCATACTATTATTTTCCATATCCGTTGAGATAGCCTCAATTTATTTGTGGAGGAAATCCAGTAGTTTGGTCTTTATTTCCTTAACATTAATGGTTTTTTCAATGCCTTTTCTAGGGGTTACAATGATACTTTACATTATAAGCGCAATTAAAAGAATTTTCATATCACCTATAATTCTTGCTATATTGTTCTGGGAGTACGGGTCTCCTGATACTTATTTCCTAACTTTTGTAGTTTTCGAATTACTCTATACTATCTTTAAGCCCTATAGCATGAAATGGATAACGTGGTCTAAATACCCTCTTATAATTCTTCCTTTTCTAATATTTGCTAACCATCTTCAAACGTGGCCTATACCTTCTGCAATAAGAGAGCTTTCTGACTTCTCTACAATATTTCTTACCGGCTTTATCGCAATTTTATTCTTGAACTTGGTAATTCCCCTGCTCAAGAATTCTATATCTTCTACTATTGAATTTCTAGGAGCTGTTACGTTGAGCGGATTTTCAATTTCTACTATATTCTCAGTAGTATTACCGTTTAATTTCATTGATCCGATATTACATAATACCTACTATGTAGCAGGAAGTTTCCATTCGATAATATGGGACTTTTTGATAACCGGATTCTTTCTAGGGTTTTACATGTTTGTCTCAACATTTGAGGTAAAAAAGATTGTTAAAGAACACCTTCTAAAGGCTTCAATACTAACTTGGTTAATTTCATCTACAATATTAAGCTATATAATGATGGTTGCAGGTTATGAAGGTCTAATAAGAAGGGAAGTTGTATTTTCACAAAAGTTTCTAGTCCTTATGGATTTAATGTCTACATTCGCATTTATTGCTGTTTTTGGAATAGGCTTAGCATTTTCGATAGAAATTTCCAAATTAATAATGAGTATTAAGATTAAGAAGGTGAAAGGCAAAAAGATTATGAAAGTTGTAGAGAAATTACGTCGAAATTTTTAG
- a CDS encoding pirin family protein yields MIRKVSGLIQGRYTYDGAGVKLYRVFGGTSTYHLTDPFLLLDFFGSSNVEDYINGFPWHPHRGIETVTYLIQGKVEHEDSEGNKGVIYPGEAQWMTAGSGIFHQEMPKPLDEKDILHTPILTTENKGLQLWINLPASKKMTSPVYRDVRKIPKVKIDKGEIQILSGQFMGVDGVVNAGKDVDPTYLDVKLEEEGEFHHVVHPKYTVLAFIIEGSVDFPVKVSEGNLLIFDEGDEVVIKSRKGVRLILLSGKPLREEIAWYGPIVMNTEEQIVEALNDLRRGTFVRDTKPEKITF; encoded by the coding sequence ATGATAAGAAAAGTTTCCGGCTTAATACAAGGAAGGTATACATACGACGGTGCAGGAGTTAAGCTGTACAGAGTATTCGGAGGTACATCAACTTATCACTTAACGGATCCTTTTCTACTCTTGGACTTCTTTGGCTCATCTAACGTTGAAGATTACATTAACGGCTTCCCTTGGCATCCTCACAGAGGGATAGAAACTGTAACTTACTTAATACAAGGTAAGGTGGAACATGAGGACAGTGAAGGAAATAAAGGAGTTATTTACCCTGGAGAAGCTCAATGGATGACTGCTGGCAGTGGAATATTCCACCAAGAAATGCCTAAGCCACTTGACGAGAAAGATATTCTTCATACTCCTATCTTAACTACGGAAAATAAGGGATTACAATTATGGATAAACCTTCCGGCTAGCAAGAAAATGACATCTCCGGTGTACAGAGACGTGAGAAAAATTCCTAAGGTAAAGATAGATAAAGGTGAGATCCAGATTCTTTCTGGGCAATTCATGGGAGTTGACGGAGTAGTAAACGCAGGAAAGGACGTAGATCCTACTTACCTTGATGTTAAACTTGAGGAAGAAGGAGAATTTCATCACGTAGTACATCCTAAATATACAGTATTGGCTTTCATAATTGAAGGCTCAGTAGACTTCCCAGTTAAAGTGAGTGAAGGGAACTTATTGATATTTGACGAAGGAGATGAAGTCGTAATAAAGAGTAGAAAAGGAGTAAGGTTAATTTTGCTTTCCGGTAAGCCTTTAAGGGAAGAGATAGCCTGGTATGGTCCTATAGTAATGAACACTGAGGAGCAGATTGTTGAGGCCTTAAATGATTTAAGGAGAGGTACTTTCGTTAGGGATACGAAACCCGAGAAGATAACTTTCTAA
- a CDS encoding ATP-binding protein has product MAICKLFDPYPKDSRENFFDEEEIISEVEKLLSGKFWPLILGPKRMGKTSILKIVVKELGGIYIDASSIRSIKELGNSILENSVTKFQLDLKIFKVEIEKKPVSTIRSILNKLGNTILAIDEVQNITSPWLISLLSTAYNESEVRFAFTGSMIGLSRALLGSSKGKKLSTQFKGRPIVRIEISPFNEEMSRKFLDFGRQSCGVKMSDDEIVDAVKTYRGIVGWLTYYGNFRSLGYSHEKAKEMVNQIAENLIKDEIKTLGKIEKAIIKALSLVDNAKWSDLKTITESIYRSSIKDWSFNHALEQLILSRIVSKNKEEKEYSLTDPMYKLAKSLTEF; this is encoded by the coding sequence ATGGCTATCTGTAAGCTGTTTGATCCTTATCCTAAGGATAGTAGGGAGAATTTTTTCGATGAGGAAGAAATAATAAGCGAAGTAGAGAAACTGCTTTCCGGAAAATTTTGGCCATTAATTTTAGGTCCTAAAAGGATGGGTAAGACGTCAATTTTGAAAATTGTAGTCAAGGAATTAGGAGGAATTTATATTGACGCGTCGAGTATAAGGTCAATAAAAGAGCTTGGAAATTCCATTCTTGAAAATTCTGTTACAAAATTCCAACTTGATCTAAAAATTTTCAAAGTAGAGATAGAGAAAAAACCAGTATCTACAATAAGGAGTATCTTAAACAAGTTAGGTAACACAATTCTAGCTATAGATGAGGTTCAGAATATTACCTCTCCTTGGTTAATTTCCCTACTCTCTACAGCATATAATGAGTCTGAGGTAAGGTTTGCGTTTACTGGTTCCATGATAGGATTGTCCAGAGCTCTGTTAGGAAGTAGCAAAGGTAAAAAATTAAGCACTCAGTTTAAAGGGAGGCCGATAGTGAGGATCGAAATTTCCCCTTTTAATGAGGAAATGAGCAGGAAATTTCTAGACTTCGGCAGACAATCCTGCGGAGTTAAGATGAGCGACGATGAGATTGTAGATGCAGTAAAAACTTATAGGGGAATAGTCGGTTGGCTAACGTACTACGGAAACTTCAGGAGTCTGGGTTACAGCCATGAGAAAGCTAAGGAAATGGTTAATCAAATAGCTGAGAATCTGATAAAAGATGAGATAAAAACTCTCGGTAAGATAGAAAAGGCCATTATTAAGGCATTGAGCTTAGTAGATAATGCTAAGTGGAGTGACTTGAAGACAATCACTGAAAGCATTTACAGAAGTAGTATAAAGGATTGGAGCTTTAATCATGCTCTGGAGCAATTAATTTTATCCAGAATTGTTAGCAAAAATAAAGAGGAAAAAGAGTATTCATTAACAGATCCAATGTACAAGCTTGCTAAGAGCTTGACTGAGTTTTAA
- a CDS encoding alpha-E domain-containing protein, which produces MIKSLAYKVFWAGRYLERIENISRMCMLTIDKGGDVSSIPSYLGINNDVQKYLIENFEMLREDIRSFADEKVMNALSSLEGAIYSSTTELRGYFSSVLKSTLYLGEVIEDQLKPTVNTNLPRKQEEIKTQSSS; this is translated from the coding sequence TTGATTAAAAGTTTGGCATATAAGGTATTTTGGGCAGGGAGATATTTAGAGAGAATTGAAAATATAAGTAGGATGTGTATGCTGACTATAGATAAAGGCGGGGATGTTTCTTCAATACCTTCGTATCTAGGAATAAACAATGACGTCCAGAAATATTTAATAGAAAATTTCGAAATGCTGAGGGAGGATATAAGGTCTTTTGCTGACGAAAAGGTAATGAATGCTTTATCCTCTCTTGAGGGTGCAATATATTCGTCAACTACAGAGTTAAGAGGATACTTCTCTTCAGTTTTAAAATCAACACTTTACCTAGGAGAGGTAATAGAAGATCAGCTTAAACCCACAGTCAACACTAATCTACCAAGGAAGCAGGAGGAAATTAAAACTCAGTCAAGCTCTTAG
- a CDS encoding transglutaminase family protein, protein MDSLKFRVVYEAKYEYEDVVTSNDNTLKIVPYDGDNQEVIKEIVDTEPKGYKTSYKDMFGNTVYRLKVIEPHYSLLIRSNSSVNVKVKEFEDYILPCHVKDGVFLNSSRLIDVEYFRPIAKELLKSSKTLDDLVKNTVEIVRGRLKYKEGSTNVDTTARESFELGMGVCQDFAQITIGILRASGIPSRYVMGLVNDNPVSTHAWVEFKSPSGWIPVDPTRKRFYSLAYVKFAIGRDYYDTSPVLGTFVSRGRGWLKKLTVMVRKID, encoded by the coding sequence ATGGATAGTTTAAAGTTCCGCGTAGTTTATGAGGCTAAATATGAGTATGAAGACGTAGTAACTAGTAACGATAATACTCTAAAAATTGTGCCTTACGATGGGGATAACCAAGAAGTAATTAAAGAGATCGTAGATACTGAACCTAAAGGATATAAAACGAGTTATAAGGACATGTTCGGCAATACTGTATACAGGCTTAAAGTGATTGAACCTCATTACTCCTTACTGATAAGGAGTAACAGCTCAGTTAATGTAAAGGTTAAGGAGTTTGAGGACTATATTTTACCTTGTCACGTTAAGGACGGGGTATTTCTGAATTCCAGTAGACTTATAGACGTTGAGTACTTTAGACCTATAGCTAAGGAACTTTTAAAGTCTTCAAAGACTCTTGACGACCTTGTCAAAAATACTGTAGAAATTGTGAGAGGTAGGCTAAAATATAAAGAAGGATCAACTAACGTAGATACTACTGCAAGGGAGAGCTTTGAGCTCGGAATGGGAGTCTGTCAGGATTTCGCTCAAATTACTATAGGAATACTAAGGGCTTCAGGAATTCCGTCAAGGTATGTCATGGGTTTAGTTAACGATAACCCCGTGAGTACTCACGCATGGGTTGAGTTCAAATCTCCTTCAGGCTGGATTCCCGTCGACCCTACAAGGAAGAGGTTCTATAGTCTAGCTTATGTGAAATTTGCAATAGGTAGAGATTATTACGATACTTCCCCGGTTTTAGGAACTTTTGTAAGTAGAGGAAGGGGTTGGCTTAAAAAACTCACAGTTATGGTGAGAAAAATTGATTAA